Proteins found in one Populus alba chromosome 14, ASM523922v2, whole genome shotgun sequence genomic segment:
- the LOC118049464 gene encoding putative casein kinase II subunit beta-4 yields MYKDRGGFGGGSSRSEIVGGPLDRKRINDALDKHLEKSSPSTSRGLNNSSKDKERLSVPSTSTGKSSQHQQHLEHHRADSRSASLSKNKCSDEESETDSEESDVSGSDGDDTSWISWFCNLRGNEFFCEVDDEYIQDDFNLCGLSSQVPYYDYALDLILDVESSHGDMFTEEQNELVESAAEMLYGLIHVRYILTSKGMSAMLEKYKNYDFGRCPRVYCCGQPCLPVGQSDIPRSSTVKIYCPKCEDIYYPRSKYQGNIDGAYFGTTFPHLFLMTYGHLKPQKAIQSYVPRVFGFKLHKP; encoded by the exons ATGTACAAAGATCGAGGTGGGTTTGGTGGCGGGTCATCAAGATCGGAGATTGTTGGAGGACCGCTTGATCGAAAGCGTATAAATGATGCGCTAGACAAGCATCTAGAGAAGTCTTCTCCTTCAACTTCGAGAGGATTGAATAATAGTAGTAAGGATAAAGAAAGATTGTCTGTTCCTTCTACTTCTACTGGTAAATCATCACAGCATCAGCAGCATCTTGAACATCATCGTGCTGATTCTCGCTCTGCTTCGCTATCCAAAAACAAATGCTCTGATG AGGAATCTGAGACAGACAGTGAGGAGTCTGATGTTAGTGGTTCTGATGGAGATGATACATCTTGGATCTCATGGTTTTGCAATTTGCGTGGAAATGAATTTTTCTGTGAAGTTGATGACGAGTACATTCAGGATGATTTTAATCTTTGTGGATTGAGCAGTCAAGTTCCATACTATGATTATGCACTTGATCTTATATTGGATGTTGAATCTTCTCATG GTGATATGTTCACTGAAGAACAGAATGAGTTGGTGGAATCCGCAGCAGAGATGCTCTATGGTCTTATTCATGTGCGTTACATACTTACTAGCAAGGGGATGTCTGCAATG TTGGAGAAGTACAAAAACTATGACTTTGGGAGATGCCCACGAGTTTATTGCTGTGGACAGCCCTGCCTTCCAGTTGGTCAATCAGACATTCCTCGTTCTAGTACTGTCAAAATCTACTGTCCAAAATGTGAAGACATCTATTACCCTCGATCCAAGTATCAAGGCA ACATTGATGGAGCTTATTTTGGAACCACATTCCCTCACCTATTTTTGATGACATATGGACACCTAAAGCCACAGAAAGCAATACAGAGCTACGTTCCAAGAGTTTTTGGCTTCAAACTCCACAAGCCTTGA